The DNA segment TGTACTGGCGAGCCGTCGTGTACGCGTCCCGGACTTCCCGAAACGCGACCTCATCGCCGCCCTGATCGGGATGGACCTCTTTGACGCGCTCGCGATAGGCGTCCCGAACGTCGGCGAGGGGCGCGCCAACGGGAACGCCCAGACGGGCGAACGCGGCCGCTGCCGGATGACCAGCCGGTCCGGCCGACTCCGCCGGCGTCTCGAACGGCAACCGCGCACCGAGAGCGACGCCGGGGAGTTCGTGCTCGACGAGGACCGGCGCCGTCCCCGTCCCGACGAGTCGGAAGTACGTCCGCGCGTCGAAGGTGATCGCCACGGCTCGCTCCGGGAGATAGAACGCCACTCGCTGGTCGGCGACAGTGTGATCCTCGATAAATTGCTCGCCGATCCGCCCGAGATACGCCCGGATCTCCGAGCGCCGACGCGCCTCGCTGTCGCCGGATCCGGACGGGCGGTCAGCCCCGGTCAGCCGGTCAGTCAGCACGAACAGCCCAGCGACGGCGAGGCTACAGGCCAGCCCCAGCGCGGTACCGACGACGAGCCAGGACGGTAACTGGGCGAGGCTATCGAGCACATCCCGAATACCGAACAGGGCGACAAGAATCGCTCGCTAGAGGCAACGCGTGCCCGATTCTAGCCGATATACCGGAGATCCTCTTCGGACGCTGCGGGGCCGCCGCCCTCCATCTCCTGGATCTTCCGGACGACCTCTTCCATCTCGTCGGCCCGATCTTCGAGCGACGCGAAGTCGACTTCGAAGCCGATGAGATCTTGCAGGACCTCCAGGACGGCCTGGGCACTTTTGGGATCGACCAGGTATCCCGAGGTCTCGCCCATCAGACAGGCCGCCGGGAGGTCGCGCCGGGCGCCCAGTCCGAGCAACAGGCCCGAGACGCCGACGATCCCGCCGGCGGGTTCGTCCTCGCGGAACTCGACGCCGACGGCTTCCAGGTCCTCGACCAGTTCGTCGCTCGTCGCCGCGCCCAACACGTCGTATTCCTCGATGAGTTCGCCGGTCGGGACGCCGCCGAGCGCGAACACCCGTTCGACGCCCAGTTGCTCGGCGACATCCAGGAACGTGTCAGTCAGGCCGTAATGACCCTGGCTGTCCTGGGCCTGGTGGTCACCGGTCAGCGTGATCAGGTCCGATCCAGTCTCGGTCTCGACGGCGTGGAACTCGGCGTGTGCGAGCTCCGCCGTGCCGTCTTCGACGGTGACCTGCGGCGGGAAATGCGTCGAGTAGACGCGCGCGACGAGCTGGCTGTCCAGTTCTTCGAGTACGTGCTCGGCAGCGAGTTTGCCGACGTGTCCGACGCCGGGCAGTCCCTCGACGAGCACCGGGTCCTCCAGGTCGGGCTCGGCGAGAATCTCGGTTTCGAACGTGTCCATACCCGCTACTCGCGGCGTCGCTGCTTAAGTGCCCGTCGGTACGAGCCGTACCGATCTTCCGGCGAAAAGGGGGCAGGGGCACTGTTGATGGCATCGGCCCCGCATTCGGGGCAGGTCTCAGAAAGCGTATAGATCGGCCGGTCGTGGGTATCCTGCCACGCCGAACAAATGCGAATATCGGATTTCATACCAGCGAGGGAGATTACTCCTCGTCGGTGTTGCGTTCACGGTGGTACTGCGCGGTGCCGCCGTGTACCTCGATCTCGTCGGCGGCCCGCTCGGCACTGGCCTCGAGTTGCGATTCGGCAGTCTTGTAGTCCGGCGCCCGGACCTTGATCCGGTACTCCGGCGACCCGACGTAGGTCACCTCGAGTTCGACTTCTTCGGGCACCTCGCCGTTTCCTTCGGCGGCCTGGAGTGCCTCCTTGATCGCGTCGACGCCGTCGCCGTCAAACGCTTGCAAGTCGACGTAGCCGGACACTTCGACGTACGGAACGGAGACGTTCTCCCGGGCAGTCTCGACGATCGCATCCACCTCGTCTTCGGAGAGATCGGTGTCTTCGAGCGCATCGTCACCGTGGATAGCCGCCTGCTCGAAGCCCTCGTACATCGATCCGAACGTCGCGAGCAGGTCGTTTCCGACGGCGGCGTACTTTTCGTCAGAGATGTCCTCACCGAAGGACTGCTCCATCCAGTTGTCGGCCTTGCGCTCGTTTTTCCACTCCTGGATCTTGTCCTTGCGCTGGTGGTCGTTGACGTCCTTCAGCGAGAGGTCGATCTGTTGGGCGGACTCGTCGACATCCAGTACCTTCGCGACGACCCGCTGGTCGGTGTTGACGTGATCGCGGACGTTCTTGATCCACCCGGAGGCGACTTCGCTGA comes from the Halapricum desulfuricans genome and includes:
- a CDS encoding J domain-containing protein: MLDSLAQLPSWLVVGTALGLACSLAVAGLFVLTDRLTGADRPSGSGDSEARRRSEIRAYLGRIGEQFIEDHTVADQRVAFYLPERAVAITFDARTYFRLVGTGTAPVLVEHELPGVALGARLPFETPAESAGPAGHPAAAAFARLGVPVGAPLADVRDAYRERVKEVHPDQGGDEVAFREVRDAYTTARQYTGD
- a CDS encoding proteasome assembly chaperone family protein, translated to MDTFETEILAEPDLEDPVLVEGLPGVGHVGKLAAEHVLEELDSQLVARVYSTHFPPQVTVEDGTAELAHAEFHAVETETGSDLITLTGDHQAQDSQGHYGLTDTFLDVAEQLGVERVFALGGVPTGELIEEYDVLGAATSDELVEDLEAVGVEFREDEPAGGIVGVSGLLLGLGARRDLPAACLMGETSGYLVDPKSAQAVLEVLQDLIGFEVDFASLEDRADEMEEVVRKIQEMEGGGPAASEEDLRYIG
- a CDS encoding RNA-protein complex protein Nop10, whose protein sequence is MKSDIRICSAWQDTHDRPIYTLSETCPECGADAINSAPAPFSPEDRYGSYRRALKQRRRE
- a CDS encoding translation initiation factor IF-2 subunit alpha; its protein translation is MKYSGWPEEGELVVGRIDEIEDFGVFVDLLEYDDKRGLCHISEVASGWIKNVRDHVNTDQRVVAKVLDVDESAQQIDLSLKDVNDHQRKDKIQEWKNERKADNWMEQSFGEDISDEKYAAVGNDLLATFGSMYEGFEQAAIHGDDALEDTDLSEDEVDAIVETARENVSVPYVEVSGYVDLQAFDGDGVDAIKEALQAAEGNGEVPEEVELEVTYVGSPEYRIKVRAPDYKTAESQLEASAERAADEIEVHGGTAQYHRERNTDEE